ctcccccccacacacacacaccaactcTCTCAGCTTAGAATTCTTAACCTGACCTCTGGAAGTCCCACACGGTTTTGCCTTGTGTGGGGGTTAGTATGTGCTGTCCCATATAGTAGCCACTTGAACTTGAGCTTGAAATGTGGCTCATCTGAATGGAGATGTACAGTCAGTGTAAAAGACCAGCTGGATTTCAAAAACgtgtatgaataaaataatgtgaaataccttgttaatttttatatggatGACATGTTGAAAGATAATCCAAGATATATGTTGGGCTAAATAACATatgttataaaaattcatttcacctgcttcttttatgttttctttaatatggCTGTGAGAAAATTTCAAATTGCACAGGCGGCTTGCATTGTATTTCTAGGACAGTGCTGCCCCCATGTCACCAAACCCCGCACGTGTGTCCAAGAGTTCCAGAGGTACCTCGTGCCAACTCTGTTTCTTCTTGCAGGTGTCATGGAACAGTTCGCCATCTCTGAGGCCACACTCATGGCCTGGTCTTCCATGGATGGCGAGGACATGAGTGTCAactccacccaggagcccctgggctgCAACTACAGTGACAACTACCAGGAGCTGATGGAGAGTCAAGGTGAGGGACGGTCCCTCCGAGGTCTGAGAGGCCCCCCCGACTTCCCTGGGCTCCCTCCGTTCCTGTGGGCTCCCGGTTCGTCtcagctttctttctctcctccctacGCTGTCGCCCTCTCTACTCAGTTCTGTGGGCTGTTGCTGCCGCCGTCAGTGTTCTGTGACCCTGCTGACTTCCCTGATTCTCTTTACAGATGCCCTGGCTCAAGGCCCCATGGATGGATGGCCTCACTCCTATGTGTCCCAGGGCATGTACTGTCTGGGGTCATCggatgcctgggaagccagcGACCAGTCCCTCATCGCCTCTCCCGCCACGGGATCCTATCTTGGCCCTGCATTTGATGACTCCCAGCCTAGCTTACATGAAATGGGACCTTCCCAGCCTGCTTGTGGATACTCTGCTCAGGAGCCTCCACCTTTGCTGGGGTCAGACACGGACTGggctccgggggtggggggagtggacCTGGCAAGGGGCCCTGCCGAGGAGGAGAAGAGGCCATTGGCCCCCGAGGAGGAAGAGGATGCAGGATGCCGGGACTTGGAGTCACTGTCCCCACGAGAAGACCCCGAGATGTCCACTGCTCTCAGTCGGAAGGTGTCTGACGTCACATCCTCAGGTGTGCAGTCCTTCGATGAGGAGGAGGGCGAGGCTAACAACTAGCTTCCCCCGACTCCACGCCCAGCCTTCCACTCCCACCTGAGGGGCACGGCTGCAACAAAACCCTCCCTACCCCAGCGGCACAGCTGAAACCCGGGCAGAAGACCATGAGGTTACCCAGGAGTTGCCAGTCCTCGCTGGGAAAATGGAGAGCCAGGATGGGATTTTACCCAGGCTTATGCTGTAGAAACCACAGGTccgggaactgaggcccagaccaCCAGATGGCCCTGAACTTTGCTTGGCGGCAGGCTTCTGGGTCTGTAATGATGCGGCTCCCATGTGGCACCCAAAGGCCGGAGCACAGAGCAGCTCGTCGTCGTCGACTGGACCTCAGTTCTTCACCCTCTGATTCGTCTTCCAGGAGCCTTGACTGTGGCTGTGGGAATGCCTCCTTTCTCTGTGTCACTCCTGCTTTTCCTGACTCTCTGTTTTCTCTGACTGTGGCCCCAGCTCATCCCCACTATGAGGAACAGACCTCGGGGGCTCTTGGTATGGCTCGACGACCCAAAGTCGTGGGCCCTTGGAGGGTGGAGAGTCTGCCCTCAGCGAGAAATTGGcttctgagatcaggagtcatgggggagggggaagtggcAGCTGAGACGCACAGGGACACAAACGTGATTCTCTGTAACAGGGCCTGCTCAGAGACCAGAAAGTCGTTGATGAGACCGAGAACAAACATGGCCGCCTGTTCCGAGATCTTGATTATTCCCTTGTCTGGAAGGAGGATCCAAGGATCTGGGAAAGGGCCCAGCCAGGGCTGGCTGCCCCAGCTCTTGCTTCCGTTTTCTGCCTTCTTCTGTCTCCTGCTCTGGGAGCCCTGGCCCTGAGGGGGTGACACAGAATGCAGGTGTCCTGGCCAAATGGGGAAGCATGAGGGCTGTGTCTCCTTCCATCCACCCTCTAATTCTCTGGAGCTGTTTAcacttttctctttgccttttctacatttttataacttctttgGGGACTCAGGGTTGAGTGGGTTGGAGGGAGGAGTCCGGTGCTGTCAGGTCCCGGCCAGGGCGGGCTGTTTGCTGAGGAGCAGTGTGGGCCCTCGGGTCCTTTGCCCCTTCTTCAGCTCCTCCCAGGACTCTAAGGAGGGCCTCACAgatgtcctccccccccccaggccccctgtggaggaagagaggagaatcAGAGTGTTCTTCCTTCCAGGGCGGGTTACAGTGAGGCGCACGCCCCGAAAGGGCTGGTCCTCGCACTCCCTGTTTCCATTGTGGTGGGGACTTCTGCGTAGCCCTTCTGTGAGAGATCCTGCCAGCAGAGGcccagggggagagagaaggacgCCACAGCTGTGGAGATGCTGGCACATTGCCCCTTCCCACtgcaggggcacagggagactCCGGGTAGAAGAGAGAAGCTGAGAGCTTCATTGTTGCCTTCCCTCCTGCCTCGTGCGGGGCTAAGGCTCCAGCTCCAAGGCCTTGTGTCCTACCCAGACTTCGTCAGGGGTCCCACCTCTTTACCCTCTGCCAGGAAGGGGGCACTGTCACTCTCTCCCAGACCCTGGACAGAACTGCCCTCCCCCCCCGCCATGCCCCAGACTTCTATTGCTTTGGAATGAGGAGGTTGAGAGTCGGGGTGTTTCTGTCCTTCGGTGACTGGACCCCACCCCGCACTGAGTTCACACAGTCATTCACATGTGCTCTTGCAATGCAGCTGAGGCCAGGATCCCATGTCCTCCAGAGGAGAGGGACGGTGGCTTTCCTGGGGCTGGTCCTTGGAGGACCCGGGAGTGGGCCTGGTGAGCGTGGGGAGGGGGTCACCTTATCCACAGCTGTCTCAACAGAAGGCCTCGCTTGTGTTTGGTGATGGGACCTGACACAGGAGGGCGCAGGAGGGCGCAGAGAGCGGCTCGGGGAGGTGGTCCTGCATGCCCTCGCTGGTTGCCCCTCACTGGAGCGTCCTGCCCTCCTGCCGTAGGACCTCCGGGCTTGGCATGCTCACGGTTCCCTCTTCCCACTGGTCCCTGTTTCCTCGCCTCACGTCACCTGCTGTCTCAGTGCCCCGTCCCTTCCCGCTCAGTCTCACAGCCTCTTGCCTAGGTTCTGCCCTGAGACCGCGGCGGACATCCAATCCAGTGGGCTCATTCAGTACAGTTTGTCCTTGCTCAGGGCCTGTGGCGTCGGGAAAGGTGGACTAAAGCCgtgttctttcctccctccctcccttcccaaagGAAGCCAAATGGTCCCTGCAACAGTGGCTGAAGCCTTGAGGGAATCTAGCAGACTTTACTCATGGAGGGGGCTCGCAGACCAGAGGTCAGGTGGGGGCCTGCATTTTCCATTCTGAAGAGCCAAGGAGCTGGCCTGGGACCCTCTTAGGACTCTTCTGGAGGGAGGAACTGCCTCTCTGGTGCTGGGGGTAGGGTGCATGGGGTTTGCTTATAGCCTattcagggggaggggaggggcatgtgCAGGAAGAGGCtgtcaggggtggggtggggtgggggagggttgcTTTTCCTTTGGGGTTAAAGGCTGTGCAGCACGTTTTCCAACAGTCCTGGAACAGGGCTGTTTTTATATTCTTGTGAATGAAACTGCTCTTGCTAAATGATTTTCCTTTGGTGGGGGGGGTGCACTTTCATTTTCGAAtcactttattaaagaaaaatccaaatctcccactcctccccctccactgccccacctcccccaatGCCTCCCTTCTTATCcttgtgctgggggtggggggtggggggtgggggggcggctcTTGGCGAATGAGCGTATGACCTTTTCTTTGTCCCCACCTCTACATCCCAAGCTCTGTCTTCCAGGTCTGGGAAATAACCATTTTTACGGCCAGTCTTAGCATGTTTTCTTAATGTGACATTCCTACCCCAGGCCCAAGAGAGATTCTATGACATATATTACAGagagaattatatataaatatatctatatatataaatatcatagaTTATATACACATGGGCACGGGCTCAAATGCCCACTGCCAGCCCCCCTGCCCAGGCTGCACCTTGTCTTGGCCTGGGGGCGGGCGTGGAAGGGACATCCTGTTGGAGAGGGCTACAGGCTGTGTTCAATGGCACTAAACAGAATGTGGTGGCACCTCTGACTATGAGTGTCTTCTTTGGGGGATGACGGAGAGTGGgcacaggggaggggaaggaggagaatgtGGGAAAAGGAGTACAACTCGTAGAATTAGACAGGGAccaaaaggagggagggagggaagaaagcctTGGGTGTGGAAGCCAGGGCTGCCAGGGGCTCAGAGCACCCAGGCCCATTTCCGAGGAGAGACAGGCTAACGACAGGCACCCTATCGCTGGTTTGGGGAGGATAAGTCTCTGGCTTCCCTGGCATGGGAAACGTCAAAGAGGTTTGCCATCTTGACATTGaacccccatctccccacctctaGAAAGGCCGGTGTCTGAGTGACACAGTGACCCGGC
Above is a genomic segment from Mustela nigripes isolate SB6536 chromosome 4, MUSNIG.SB6536, whole genome shotgun sequence containing:
- the FAM131B gene encoding protein FAM131B isoform X1, whose product is MGCIGSRTVGNEVIAVDWKGLKDVDQIHMDSTSSLHGSSLHRPSTEQSRTDFSWDGINLSMEDTTSILPKLKRNSNAYGIGALAKSSFSGISRSMKDHVTKPTAMGQGRVAHMIEWQGWGKTPAIQPQHSHEAVRRDTDAYSDLSDGEKEARFLAGVMEQFAISEATLMAWSSMDGEDMSVNSTQEPLGCNYSDNYQELMESQDALAQGPMDGWPHSYVSQGMYCLGSSDAWEASDQSLIASPATGSYLGPAFDDSQPSLHEMGPSQPACGYSAQEPPPLLGSDTDWAPGVGGVDLARGPAEEEKRPLAPEEEEDAGCRDLESLSPREDPEMSTALSRKVSDVTSSGVQSFDEEEGEANN
- the FAM131B gene encoding protein FAM131B isoform X3, which codes for MDSTSSLHGSSLHRPSTEQSRTDFSWDGINLSMEDTTSILPKLKRNSNAYGIGALAKSSFSGISRSMKDHVTKPTAMGQGRVAHMIEWQGWGKTPAIQPQHSHEAVRRDTDAYSDLSDGEKEARFLAGVMEQFAISEATLMAWSSMDGEDMSVNSTQEPLGCNYSDNYQELMESQDALAQGPMDGWPHSYVSQGMYCLGSSDAWEASDQSLIASPATGSYLGPAFDDSQPSLHEMGPSQPACGYSAQEPPPLLGSDTDWAPGVGGVDLARGPAEEEKRPLAPEEEEDAGCRDLESLSPREDPEMSTALSRKVSDVTSSGVQSFDEEEGEANN
- the FAM131B gene encoding protein FAM131B isoform X2 → MGCIGSRTVGNEVIAVDWKGLKDVDQIHMDSTSSLHGSSLHRPSTELSMEDTTSILPKLKRNSNAYGIGALAKSSFSGISRSMKDHVTKPTAMGQGRVAHMIEWQGWGKTPAIQPQHSHEAVRRDTDAYSDLSDGEKEARFLAGVMEQFAISEATLMAWSSMDGEDMSVNSTQEPLGCNYSDNYQELMESQDALAQGPMDGWPHSYVSQGMYCLGSSDAWEASDQSLIASPATGSYLGPAFDDSQPSLHEMGPSQPACGYSAQEPPPLLGSDTDWAPGVGGVDLARGPAEEEKRPLAPEEEEDAGCRDLESLSPREDPEMSTALSRKVSDVTSSGVQSFDEEEGEANN